ACCCGAGGAGCAGTCGGGCGGCCGCGCCTCCGCGGCCTGAGGCGTGCGCCGGGCCCCGCGCCGGCGCACGGGCCCTGGCCACTGCGCCCGGCCGCCGCAGGAGCCTTCGCACCGCGACCGGCCGCCGGCACCGGGTCGCGGCGGCCCGGTCCTCGCCACGGGAAGAGCCACCGGGCGGGGCCCGCTCCGCGGCCTGGGAGGACCGCGGGCCCGCACCGGCCGCACGGGCGCAGAGCTCGTGCGGCCGGCCGTCGGCGCTGGGCCGCGGCGGCCGGGCGTCGGCGCAGAGCTCTTGCGCCGGCCGTCGGCGCTGGGCCGCGGCGGCCGGGCGCCGGCGCCGGAGGACCACCGGGTGAATGCGTCTCCGCGTCCCACGAGCCTCGACCGCGCCAGCCGCCCGGGCTCTCGCCACCGCGACCGGCGCCGGCGCCCGATGAGCCGCCGCGTGGCTCACGCCCATGCGGCCCTTGAGCGGCAGCGGGCCGTGCGCCGGCCAGCACCGGCCGCGAGCCCGTTCGGCCGACCATGGGCGCCGGATCGCGGCGGCCCGCCATCGCCACGAGGGGAGCAACGGGTGACCGCGCCTCCGCGGCTCGGGAGCAGCGGTCTGCCGCGTCGGCGCACGGGCTGACCGGGTACGGCTGGCGCTGGAGCTTGGACGGCCCGGGCCGCAGCCCGGCCGAGGTCTGCTGCCCGATCCGCGCAGGCCGCCGTACGACGCTGGGCGCGGCCGCTGGAGCCGCCCGGCGGAACGGGCACCCCGGCACCCGGCGCGAGCCCCCCAGTCCGGCGCAGGACCGCCGGCACGGGGGCCTGCGCGAGCGCCCGGACCGTCAGGCGCGAGTCCACGAGCACCGGACGGCGGCCCCCGCCCCGCTCCGAGAGTCGAGCAGGGGCGAGCCAGAGCAGGCGGAGACCGACCCGGCGCGAGATCGCAGGCCTAGGTCAGGGATGCAGCGACATCGGCCCGTAGACCTCGCGGTCGGCCTCGAGCAGCGTGACGGCATCGACGCCGGCGTCGGCGAGGTCGGCCCAGATCTCGCCGACCCAGGACTCGGCGTCGGCCTGGGAGGCGAAGCGGCGGTCCGCCATGTCGCCCGGGACGTCGACCTCGGCGCCGGAGGCGTCGAGCAGTCGCCAGCTCCAGGGCCGCTCGGCGGGCGTGGGCGGGCGGAAGGTCGGGGGCTGGTCGGGGAGCATCACGACTCGCGGACCGAGGGCTGGACGAACGGCGGCTTGGTGAGCTGGAAGATCTCGCGGCGCCCGCGCACGTCGACGCCGACCTCGGCGTCGGGGGCGGCGACGGTCGAGATGAGGGCCAGACCGATGCCCTTCTTCAGCGTGGGCGAGAAGGTGCCGGAGGTGACCTCGCCGAGGGCGACGTCTGCGGTGAGCGTGACGCGCATCCCCGGCCGCGGAATGGCGCGGCCGGTGGAGAGGATGCCGCGCAGCACCCGTCGCGGGCCCTCCTCCTTCTCCGTGGTCAGCACGTCGCGGCCCCAGAACTCCGGCTTCTGCCAGCCGACGGCCCAGCCGAGCCGGCCCTCGTTGGGGGTGGTCGACAGCGAGATGTCCTGACCGTGGAGCGGGTAGCCCATCTCGGTGCGCAGGGTGTCGCGGGCGCCGAGCCCGCAGGGCAGCATGCCGAACCGCTCACCGGCGGCGACCAGCGCGTCCCAGAGCTGTACGGCGACCGCGTTGGAGGCGATCAGCTCGTAGCCCCGCTCGCCCGTGTAGCCGGTCCGGCACACCACGACGCCCTCGTCGCCGGTCTGCTCGCCGGGCACGGGCGCCTCGACGAAGGACATGTAGTCGTGGCCGGCGGGGAGGCCGACCGCGGTGAGGACCTCGTCGGACTGGGGGCCCTGGACGGCCAGGACGGCGTACTCGCGGTGCAGGTCGTGCACCGTCACGCCCTCGGGAGCGGACTCGCCGAGCCGGCGGGCGACCTCGGCGGTGTTGGCGGCGTTGGGCACCAGCAGCACGCGCTCGTCGGTGTGCAGGTAGGCGATCAGGTCGTCGACGATGCCGCCGGTGGCGTCGTCGCAGCAGAGTGTGTACTGCGCCTGGCCGTGCGCGATCCGGCCGAGGTCGTTGCTGAGCGTCCGGTTGACGTACGCCGCGGCGCCGGGCCCGGTGACGGTGAGCTTGCCGAGGTGGCTGACGTCGAAGAGGCCGACGGCCTCGCGGACGGCGGTGTGCTCCTTGACCACGCCGGAGGGGTACTCCAGCGGCATCGACCAGCCGGCGAAGTCGGCGAACTTGGCGCCGAGGGCGACGTGCCGCTCGTGCAGTGGGGAGGTCAGCGGTGCGCCACCACCGGGCGCGGGCTGAGGGCCGTCCATGCCGCGAACCTACCGTGACTATGTTGTGGCGATGAGCACCTACACGCTGCGCAACGCCAGCCCCGCGAAGACCCGCTGCGACGCGGTGGTCGTCGGGGTGGTCCAGGGCGGCAAGGGTGCCAAGGGCGGTCCCCTGGTCGCCCTGGGCGGCGAGGAGGTGGCCCACGCCTACGGCCGCACCTTCCGTCCGCTGCTCGCCTCGCTCGGCTTCACCGGCAAGGTCGGCGAGGTCGCGAAGATCCCGACGGCCAAGCAGCTGACCTCGCCGCTGCTGGTGGTGATCGGGCTCGGCAAGGTGGGCGAGGACGGCGTGCTCGACCCGCGCGTCGTGCGCCGCGCGGCGGGCGTGGCGGCCCGGTCGGTGAGCAACGCCGCCTCGGTCGCGCTGGCGCTGCCGGCCGACACCCCCGAGCTGGTCCGGGCCGTGACCGAGGGGTTCGTGCTCGGCGGCTACACCTACACGGCCTACAAGAAGAAGGCCGACGACGACAAGCCGAGGAGCCCCGGCGAGGTGGTCGTGCTGAGCCCGTCGGCGCGCAAGAAGGAGCACGTCCAGGCCTTCGAGGACGCCCAGCTCGTGGCCGAGCACGTGGCGACCACGCGCGACTGGGTCAACACCCCGCCCGGTGACCTCACCCCGCCGAGCTTCGCCGCCGCGGTCGAGGCGGCGGTCAA
This genomic window from Nocardioides anomalus contains:
- the gcvT gene encoding glycine cleavage system aminomethyltransferase GcvT, which encodes MDGPQPAPGGGAPLTSPLHERHVALGAKFADFAGWSMPLEYPSGVVKEHTAVREAVGLFDVSHLGKLTVTGPGAAAYVNRTLSNDLGRIAHGQAQYTLCCDDATGGIVDDLIAYLHTDERVLLVPNAANTAEVARRLGESAPEGVTVHDLHREYAVLAVQGPQSDEVLTAVGLPAGHDYMSFVEAPVPGEQTGDEGVVVCRTGYTGERGYELIASNAVAVQLWDALVAAGERFGMLPCGLGARDTLRTEMGYPLHGQDISLSTTPNEGRLGWAVGWQKPEFWGRDVLTTEKEEGPRRVLRGILSTGRAIPRPGMRVTLTADVALGEVTSGTFSPTLKKGIGLALISTVAAPDAEVGVDVRGRREIFQLTKPPFVQPSVRES